Below is a window of Tolypothrix bouteillei VB521301 DNA.
TGGTGACTACACCTTCTATTGCGAACCTCACCGTGGTGCGGGTATGGTTGGTAAACTCACTGTTGCAGGCTAGTAGAGACACCTTTAACTCAAAATACTTTCCCCGACCAAGTACGCGAGAATCGCAGCCGCTTAGAGGGGAATATTGATGGTGACGAGTTTTATCCTCTCTTATGGTGATAAGAGCGATAGAGGAGGGGAAGCTCGTCACCGTAAATTTTTTATAGGAAAAAGAAAAATCGCGTTTGACACAAGGCTTTTCAGTAAAGCTTCTAGCAGACCGTAAAATATTTACTGGAGCGGTTTTTTTAGTTGCACCGAAGCCAGTTACAAGGAGAAGCCCTTGAAAAAAGTGTTATTGGTTGTGTTCGCGATCGCAGTATTAGTTATATTTACGTTTACGAGTTCAGTTCTTGCAGCCGAAACGTCCAATGGTGCTCAAATTTTTAAAGATAACTGTGCTTCTTGTCATATAGGTGGAGGAAACATCCTTATTGGCGAAAAAAATTTAAAAAAGGAAGCTTTATTAAGTTATCTGGAAAATTTTGAAACCGATTCCATTCAAGCGATTGTTTATCAAGTACAAAATGGTAAAAATGCCATGCCTCCTTTTAAAGGAAAATTAAGCGAATCAGAAATTTTACAGGTTGCTGCTTATGTTTTCCAAAAAGCCGAACAAGGCTGGTAAAAAAATCCTCTGGCTTACACACCAGAGGCTATCTTAATCGGGAAGCAAAGGTTTATTTTTATTAGTGGTTAGTTGTTCACCACTAACCACTAACCAACTTAACGATTCTCAAGCTGTCTTTTTTCTCGAATTTGGCGTAATTGCCGTATGAGTTTGTTTGGTTCATTAGAAGCTGAAGGCTTGTTGCTCTCTTCTTCCTGCGGTTGCGATGCTTGTTCTTGACTGGCTTGAGAAGTCGGTGCAGGCTGCTTGATAACTACCTGCTGTGGTTGAGATGATTGTTCGCGATCGCTTTGGGGTATTGTTACGGGCTGCTCGATCTTGGCTTCGCGTCGAGACGCTTGCTGGGGATTGGCTGGTAATACTAACGGAGTCCGCTTCAGAACCACTTCTCGATTGGTTTGTGTCACGGCTGCTGCTTCATTACCTTGAGGACGCAAACCACTGGCGCGAT
It encodes the following:
- the petJ gene encoding cytochrome c6 PetJ; translation: MKKVLLVVFAIAVLVIFTFTSSVLAAETSNGAQIFKDNCASCHIGGGNILIGEKNLKKEALLSYLENFETDSIQAIVYQVQNGKNAMPPFKGKLSESEILQVAAYVFQKAEQGW